Genomic window (Drosophila sulfurigaster albostrigata strain 15112-1811.04 chromosome 2R, ASM2355843v2, whole genome shotgun sequence):
CTATTGGACACACTGGAAAAGCGTGGTGCCATTGCCGAAGATGTTGATAACTTTCAGTGGGTGCCACGACTGGGCGCACTAATACGTGGCCTTAGCGCCACGACAGTGGAGCGTGAAACACTTATTGTAAGTAGAACTGAAACCATAGTTGTTACCActttgcaattgatttttctACGAAATTAGCAACGCGTTGTCAAGTGGAGTACGGCATTGCATGGACAATTTGGCCATCCATTGTTGCATAAACTGATTGCGCATGTCTTTTGGGCCGAAGGCAACATTGAGTCAGCACGTCATCATTACTTGCTCGCCCAGGATGGCAGTCTCTGTGGTCGCGTCCTCATCGAGATCAGTCAAAACAAGGGCTTCCAAAGTGAAGTGGATTTGTTTGTGGTGCAAGCAGTGTTGCAACAATTATCGTTGAAGGATCGCAAGACCGCGGAGGAGACATTCATCGAGTACACACGTTATCATCCGAAATTATTGCGACATGCGTTTCCCTACAAGGAACCGCTGGTGAATTTCCTCTACTTTCTGTTTCGTCTCATCGAAACGAAGAGTGTGACGGGTTTTCGTGCTCTACGCAAACTTTACGATCCCTCCCTGAAGCGCGACACATCATTTCACAAATATCTGACGAAAATCGGTGTCATCTACTTTGATGAGCAGCCAGAACATGTGCACACTGGACCCGCCGGACTTGGCGGCATGTTTGGCGATATATTCAATCGTTTGATGCAGGGtttcgatgatgatgatgatgatcagcagcaacagcatcaaagcAGCAGACCTGGCCAGCAGcagagacaacgacaacaaaatgcaagcaaTGAGCTCGATTAGcggcaaattcaattaaaattctttgctACTTATACAACGGGCTTTCTTTATAATGTTATCATATAaaccacatacatatatatatttgctaaAATCTAAACTTTAATAGAAACTGTGCAACGCACATATCATTTTTAATGGTGTGGGTGGCTGTCGCTTCAAAAGTTTCCTTAAAATGCCTCAAAAGGCGtatgaagaaaaaaagtaattgTATTGTGATTGTGttgaataattaattgatttttaacattttactGTAAGgtaacaaaactaaattaatagtGCTTCAAGTCGATTGGtccataaattgtaaaattaaaaaaaatactaaaagtgaaatttgaaCTGAAACCCGTTTTTAAAGAGTTGTATCTTTGAAGTTTAAAAATGTCAAGGTAAATTTGAGTTTGCTCTACTCTCTCTTGGCAGCACTGGTTACAGACTAGGTATCGATTGCAGTGTCGCTCGTAAATTTGGCTGTCGATAACGATACTATCATTACTCATATCTATTGGAATGCGGTgtatattttttcggtatttttctAGCATCAAGGTGCCGAAATTTGCAATGTTTGCTTCACCTCCCATTCGTACGGAAACAAATTCCGTTACGAGTCTTTCGAACCGTAATGttttcaaaaacttttttttaaaaactcaatttttatGATTGTGTTAGCATAAAAGTATAATTGcgtgtttttcattttgataaatCTCATTTGGGTTAAAacgttatattttttaatttttcacttGTGGTCACACCCTGAAAAGTAAAACAGCTTTAAGAAAGCTCtttttaagaaacaaaaagtctaaaattaaacaaaaataattcattcaataataaatgaatttttaacaTATGTTGGCTGCAACTAAACATCGATGTTTGCCATAAAGAAATCGatgtttttcaaaattataaaaacatcgatgcatcgatagtgccatcgaCGTTTCTCCACCTCTACGCTCTCCTCGAATGGAAAAAGttggaaagaaaaaaagtaaaaataaatatatgaaatcgAGTAGGCTGTGGTGAAACAAAACATaagtttacaaataaattagcGAGTAAGTTGATACGATTCGTAACTTGTTAATTGACCAAACCAAGAATGCATAAGAATTCGTGTAAATGGCGTGTTATtgacagaagcagcaacagcagcggcagcagcagcagcagcagcactattattattatggatgataaagcaacagcagcgcccACTGCAGACGCCGCGACCGAGACCGAGAAAGAGACAGAATTAGCAACAGAGGCCGGcaataatgaaatttcatcagtcaccgccgccgccgtcgtcgcCGCTACCGCCGCACACACAACAGTCACCGTGGAGCCCTTGCCAACGACCTCCAAGTTGCCTCATCAGCAAAACCTCAAATCGGATGTGCTAGACACTAGCAGTAGCGGTGCTATTGCAGTGGACGCCTCAGTGGATACGGAACGGTGTTGTTGGATCTGCTTTGCCACCGATGAGGATAATCGTCTGGCCGCTTGGGTGCAACCCTGCCAATGTCGCGGCACCACCAAATGGGTACATCAGAGTTGCCTCTATCGCTGGATCGATGAGAAGACACAGAAGGGCAATGCGTTGCGTTCCGTGTCCTGTCCACAATGTCAAACGGAGTACATCATTGTGTTCCCGCAAATGGGCAGACTGGGCGGCGCCCTGGAGGCCATGGACAATGTGGTGAAGCGATTGAGTCCGTTTCTGGCTGCGGGATTCTTCGTGGGCTCGTTGTACTGGACGGCAGTCACCTATGGTGCTGTTACCTTTCTTCAGGTGGGTGTCAAGTTTATCAAAtatatgtctgtctgtctgtccattcGCTTGAACACTTCAATCTATGGGACTTTAATAGCTAGTCCCATAAAAATGATGATAACTCTCGTACAACTTCAATGCAAATAAGTTATTCTTAAGATTTCGGCCACGCCCTTTTTCGTCCTCTGAAATTAGAGCAGCTAATACACTTCAgttttataccaaataaatcatattctaaatgatttctaaaaatgtgatttaacaaataattttattagaaGAAAAGAACTAGCATGTATTTTTAGACCCGCTTACCTATAGAGTAGCTACAAGAAATGGTGGAAGGCGACATCTACgacaatatgtatatttgaattttgttttcttattgaaACTTTAGTCTAATATTAAatcttattaattttgtatattcccTGCAGATTGTGGGCCATGAGCATGGCATGTCTATTATGGAAGCGGGTGATCCGCTTATTTTGCTCATCGGTCTGCCTGCCATACCAGTTGGCCTTATTCTTGGTAGACTCATCCGCTGGGAGGATGCGTTGTTGCGTTTGATACGCAATCGTGGAACCGTTATGCGCAAATTTCCCTTCGTCAACTTCATCTACCCGAATCTGTAAGTAGTTCAGTAATCGAAAAATCCACTTCATAAATAGTATTCCTTATTGAATTTGCAGTAATCAGGAGGAGGAACCGCCCACATCATCGAACCCGGCAACGCCTGCGTTATCCGATCCCGTATCAGCCACTCGCATCTTTTGCGgtgctctgctgctgcccacCATCTCGTGCATTGTGGGTCGCATTCTTTTCGATTCGGTTGAGAATACATTGCATCGCACACTGCTCGGCGGCCTTACGTTCATCACGGTCAAAGGGATGCTGAAGATCTATCTGAAACAGAAGCAATATGCGCGTCGCAAGAAGCGTCGTATTGTCGATTATACAGAGGAGAATATACGGAATTTTATGCAtcgcagcaataacaatagcaatgctgctgctggtggcggcggtggcgccACAGGACTTGCGGCTGGTGcacgtcatcatcatcatcaacagcagcagcagcagccagtgCTGCCAATGTCGCGGCTGgccgctgctgcagccgctgctCGTGAACGGGAACGTGATCGTGAACGAGAACGTGAACGGGAACGGGAATTGGAGGTGAATGGTGACAGCGTTGTTTGAATTTGCAAAATGGACACACTCAATTGAATTGCAGCAATTGataattcatatatgtatgacAAATACTTCTTGTTCAAAATAGTTTCGTTTTTGCTTTAAGTTCATATTTGTTTAGAAtccccaaaacaaaacaaaaaaacaaaaccaaaactgaaaacaaatcCACACATTTCTTCAGCTGGAAACtctgaaaaaaaagaaacccaaaattcaatgttaaatattttgacgACGATGACTATGAATGATGATGTACAAtgggcagcagctgttgcacgttgcttggccaaaattgtttgttaacAATACACACAAGAGAAATCAAATTGCACTGTCCATTTagctaataataaaaatatatgtataactatTATAATatgctaaacaaaaaaaaagctatgcTATATACGATacgattatatatatatataactaactATATATAGACATCACTTGATATACTTATATTATGCTTCCACACAAAACTTTGAATTTATGTTGATCACATCTTTTTGTAAACACTCTAAAATTCTACTACAAAATTGCCTATGTAaataaaaccaacaacaaacccTGTGGCTGTGGGTGggtttataaatgaaatttaatccACCAGCGATTCTCGActcgaaatttaattaactttttttttgttgtggctgcaaGGTGCAAATTTTCAGATTAGATAAGCTCCATGAAAATGTGTGaatagtttgtttatttaaatacatatataatatcgCAACTTGGACTTGGGCTAAACCATTGGATGAGTCATCAAGATAATGAACCCGCTTTGCAATTGTACTTGAACCCTTCTTGAAGATGATTGAGAAgtaggaagaggaggaggagagcagcaccatcatcatcatcatcccaTCGTATcgtacacacagacacacataaaAGATACAGTTAAAGACCCCGGACAAAGTGAATGCTCCAAAAAAGCGATCTAatcatttataattgttaGCGACTCTCGAGTGTTTGTTTTGTCTATTTGCGCTTATCATCGACAACACACGAGCTCTTTGCTGCTAGATGATATCTACAATATATCTACATAGGtatgagtgtgtctgtgtgtgtacatatagaaaatacaaatgtagCCAAAACGTAGACTTCTTGTTGAGCCACAACGACTCGATGAATGCGCTAAGAGAGCTTTGAACGTAGAAAGGCAGAGAGTGCACCTGAAAGTccaaagagcgagagcgagctGTTGAGAATACTCATTAAGCTAAGTTATTCTCTCCCGCTTTTTGTTTGAGATGACAGCTATAATCTACTACACTCAAGTGCTGTATCTAATCAATACAAATCGAATTGCAGCGCATTGCGTATGCCTGCCTAGCTGCACCCCTTTGACGTCAACTCAAGCTCTACAAATACTCGCGCAatattcgcacacacactacGCACAGCCAGCCGCCAGGTGATTTATGTGTGAAttgcaattgtgtgtgtgtgagtgtatatgGCCCACCTGTTTGGCTTTTCAGGAGCAATCACACGCTCTTGGATTCACAGCAGTTGAAAGATTTCTTGCTGCTTTCTTTCGCTGCCAGCCaaaccaccaacaacaacaacggcattaagaaaagaagcagcagtaacaactacaacaataacaactccAACGGGTTGCGTTTGTTCTTTGTGACTGAACGCCCGTTGGGGGGCCAAAGGCGggcatacatacacacacacacatgcacaacaCACTCGCAACACCATAACGTAACGAATCGTGTTGCTTGTCGGCTCTTgtcgtattgttgttgtcgcgcTTGTCACTtgcgtcgacgacgacgacgtcagcgacagcaactgcgactgcgactacTACTACGGTTAATAACAGCGTTGTGTCGGCAGCGGCAACTTCGCAGTCAAACGGTCACCGGCTACCAACACGCATCGCGgcgtctctttctctcgcgcTTCTGATCCAACTCAAAAGCTGTGaagcacaaaaagaaaacaagcaTACTTatgtagtaaaaaaaaaacgatatttaaaatacgaaaaGATTATCGAAACGCGTTTTAAATCGTTATCGAACTATGAACTGAAGTGCAACAAGTGCTACcgaattgcaaaattaattgtaaacaaaagaaGTAACGTTCGATCTCCAGAAAGACAAATCAATACTGATCCTGATTcagattattattaaatcaaaatgagCAACACGATGACAGCAGCACATGAGCCGACCATGCATTATTTGGACAGCATTTTGAACGAGGAGGAGAAACGTTGCGGCGATCAATATTCGCATCAATGGcgcaatttcacaatttctcgTTCAGGTCGCTTCAGGTCGAAGAACAAGAAACGGGATGTGGTTGATGGCAAACTTTTCGATGGCAGTAATGCCAAGGAAAACAATGATAAGGTGCGTTTTTCATTACCGATTTCTAAAATGGTAATGGGGTTAAACGAAACTGAGAGCTTTTGGTGTTATTCCAttctcattttcaatttcatttcattagtTATCCGTTATCAGGCTGGGTgctctataaaaaaaaagtataaaaaatattatatatcaatgACAATATCGCGATCTAAATAGTGTAAATTGTGTGTGCGTCAACGCTAACGTGATTTCATATATTGGTATAACGTTTTGGTTGTTTGTCTGGGcttttatgtgtatttataaCTGGGTAGAAACTAATCTAGAAAAGGGGTCTTAAGGGTCTCTGTGGTTCGAAAGTCCACACGTCACTTtcgtgttttattattttcgtgTGAAGCGAACAAtaacacaaatacaacaacaacaaccaccgaaaacaacaacaataaacggAAATGCTCATTAATAAGAAAACGGAAGTTGTTTTATTGTGATAACAACTCCCAATGCATCCCATCCACAgtcaacataataatataaacactATTACGATCACTCTCGAGAGCAACAAAGATCtcctatactatatatacatatatatagcaCTCAATGCCATTTGCAAGTCGAGTGAAATCGAAAATTTCCAAGAATACTCGAAGGAAGTGTAATAATAACTCACTTCaagatattaaaaaattgatgATAAATATTACTCAACTTGAGTCATCTTGAGtttattgcaattataataattagatGGCGAAGTTGAATCGCATAAATTAGCTGCAATTCACTCTTTAGAAAGGTTGACAACATTAAAGTGCTTATGATAATTAACCGACACACTCTAAAAATGATATATCACatctatatttggtgtatAACTAAACGTGACACTTAAAACACACAATTTTTGCAATGATTTCGTATAGGAAAAGATTAGATTGCAGCAAGAAGGGTACTTTTCTTGCTATCatcaaaaagaacaaaaaaaaaaaaaagaactctTTTTAGCCTTGactgcaattttattttctatctTACGACGCAAATCAACGGAAGAAACGAACAAAGACATTTCGTAACCTGGCCAACAAAGTAAAATCCTTTATTGTGGCTTAATTTGCAGCTCGTAAAAAAGggttgtatatatttttaaacaaaaagctACCATAAAAAAGAACTCGAATATTGCACACTTTTTATGTTGGCTcaacgaaaataaatgtaatgaaataaaaataagtacacaaagtaaacaaaaaacagaactTAGCCGTGTTCAAGCCCAAATAAGCAAGATcaatgggtttttttttttgttgtatacaaggtacatacatatgtacgtttgTATCATGAGAAGCGACCGACAAACACACCTTTCTGGAAACTTTATACATCTGTATTTGTTTGCGACGTTGTAAGATGAGTAAAACGACGAAAATTCGCCACTTTGTCATATAATACGAATTCGTATTTCATCTATATATAGTCAacttgcatacatatatagtatataacaCACATATAAGTGTGTGCATTTTTTACAAAGAAAGGGGCGccataaaattaacaaaaaccCGCCCAACTCTTAACTCGACGGGCACgcgaattttgttttcttaattttttggcaaaaggGGAACTTTCAAGAAGTGATGCAGTCAGTGAGGTCGGTCAGTGAGGAGAGTACCGCGGGGAGTCGTTACAGACCAGTGCCGGACCAGTTCCCAGGTGGGTGGTGGAAGAGTTtatgtgtgtggtgtgtgtgtgtgttgtcttgCGCAATAAATGCAGTGACCGATCGATTGCCGGCAACGTTCTCGCTGCGTCATTGTCGGGGCTGTGCATTGAACTTGGTTAATGTTATAAAAGTATAACACATCGAGCATGCACTTAAGATTACACAGATTCTAAGACAAAGTATAAACAGCTCTTTTATTCTACTTCAAAGGTACTTTAGGTGTTCCATTTAATTGGGGCTTTTTTTATAGACATACTTATCAAGACTGGTTAGATTTTGAAGTACTGAAAGCAAACCAAAGCACAAGGGtttttaataagtaaataaaaaaggtTTTGGTTTTCCCTAGATACTTTTTAAGGAAGTACGTGCTTCATAGCAACGTACATTTAAGTTTTCGCCTCACCTATATCTTTAAGTAAATATCAATATCGCTAGTTATACCATTTCCTTGATATGAAAACTTAACAATCAAAGAAATCAAAGCGTTTTATGGCCGCCTGCCTTGGTACTGCCCTCGAATTTTTGGAAAACCATATATGggttatatatttgattatagtatagtatagatTTTGTATAGATAGAGGAAACTCCGATAGTAAGACATGAATTATGACCAAGGTTTTACCAACTAAAAGCACTCAAACAATAAGTACATGTCTACACCGCTATACCACCGATATCAGATATTGCaaaattttcttcttcttttttttgcgttttaaCAGTGCAAAAAACCTTATCAAgagtgtgagagtgagagagagaaagagcgcaATAACAAAGACAAAcctttttgttattgtatataaatgtagGTAGTATATCAGgtgtgtatgtctgtctataataataatataggtAAGTGCTTGTGCACGCCTCGACTGCTTGACGGGGGCTTTTGCTGTTCTTctagttattgttattgttgttactgttgtttcTTGCCACTTgtcaaaaaacagaaacaaaaacaataataacaaaaagagagcgagagaattATACTTGTGCATGTCGATAGCTTGTGTTTGATTAAAATCAGGTgctaaatcaaaaacaaaaaaaaacttttatgtatatataacttTTGGAACATGCCGTTTGATTACTTTTTTCTCTGATTGCTGACCcccctccaaaaaaaaaaaaatcaactaaatGATATTCTTATCAGAAGAATAAGCAAACACATGTACTTGGAAGTTTAAATAATGTTCTTCCCTCTTTATGTTCTTTACAGATCTCTGCGCGAAACACAGCGAAATCATCCTCCTATTCAGCAACTCCAACAATTggaaccagcaacaacaacacatcgatagctccaacagcaacaggaacgacgacgacgtcagtGCGAAGTCAACGTGACAAAACGGAGAGCTATAAAAGCTTTTACGAAACAAATTTATAGATAGTGTTTGGGGGCTCTATACATCATATGTGTGTATACTATagcatactatatatatatatatatatatatatatataaagttatATATAACATTTGTATTACGCTTTATTAAATCAACCTAAGAGTTTATTGCACAACGTTGTGTGGACTatataaatgtgcaaaaaaaattggcaacacaaaaaagagagcaaaacagaaaaaccGAACGCAAAGGGAAGACTAACTATGTATATAGTtcatattatttgcttttgcctttttgtgcttttgtgtgttgtttttagtTGTAATATAGAGAACAGATTGTGGGTCTAATATAGGCACTcgctaaatatatatatatatatatacaatacaatatatattatagatcGATTGTACTTACttagtatatataaagtaaagttATGAACATTATTATCTCTTTCATGCTTAGATTGTACAAGTATTAAAACGTGATAATTGCActaaattgcattgcatatgcatatatatctTTAACTATgctacatttacatttacatagtACTTATATAATTGTCTTAATTTTTTAgtaagaaattcaattcatcAATCTTAACAATAAAGCATAAGGTTTCTTTTTGAATTCATCAactgtgtgttgtttgttttgagttTCTTGCTCTTGCCGCTGCCAAATCATGAGGCCTCAGCGTTATTAGCATTGGTTGCCATCGATGGCCTTATATAGCTAACATCGAGCACACAGAATTTGGCACGACACATCGGACAGGTGCATTTCTGTTCCAGCCAAACCTCTCGATCCACATCGCTTTGTCGGGCCGCAAACCAACGAGCCAAACACTCCACACACCACATGGGACGACAATAGCAATTGGAGCAGCAAGCCTCATCGGTTAACGGTGCTCCGGCCCGATTTAGATCGGCACATTGCTTGTTAATTTTGATATTCGGCTCGGCCAGCATGCAGGCGAAACATTTGTCTGTAATGGGTTCCGAGTTGAAGATGGGATTGAGCGCCACTTGTGCTCGGAACACATCCACAAAACGATCGATAACGCTGCGATGGAATTGTATATTTGAGGGTATGGCAATCGGGCGACGCACACGATCCTCCAGACTACGAAACTCGAGGGCATTGATGCGAATGTGAAAATCAGAGACCCCCCTGACGCATTGGACGAACAATGATGCTTATCATTTGCAGCGTATCGTTCTGGTCGTGCTGCGAAATATTGTATGTTTCCGCCTGCAAGCAAAAAGAATAGTTCTTTATTTAGAAAACGTTCGGGTAACtaatatatagtagtataagCTAGATAAGATGCTTCATAAGAAAATGTAATATCGATGTACGGACTGATTGAAAGTAATTGAAGAGTGGGCGATGTTGAAAACATCCCGGTTTAAGGGATCTAAATTTATAGATAAATAGAATTTTCCTACCTTGGCCACGCTGAGTGTTGTGTTGCTCTGATGAGCGAAATTCACATTGTACATGGTCGTCTTGATGATCCAGTTTTCAGTGGCAATCACAGTACTGATGGAGTTCAGTTTCCGCTTATAAACATCCTGACGCCGGAATTCGGTGCCAATATCGCTGGACACCGCGCTATAACTATCTGGAGTATTTGAGTATTTTGCCAAGGTTTTATTAATAGGATGACGCCGCCAATTGTGTTGATGCCAATTAAAGATCAAGGCGGGCACAGCGAGCACAGCTAGAACACTGAAGCGTTGCGCCATCTTCCAAGTGAGCGTCTTGAAGGCCACAGCTTCCTGTGGCATTGGGAAATCGGGATCAAGTTCATTGTATTCGAGTGGTTGTTGTGTGGCAAACACTGAGAACTTGAGGCGATGGATGAGGAAATATGTGACGGGCAGGCAGCTGTGAACGAAGAGATTCAGAGAAGTGCGGCGTATGTGATAGCCGACAAAATCGAGATATTCTTCGCCCAGAAACCGCGAGAACAGCTGCTCGATGGTGAAGCCCAAACGTTGGAATTCCTCGGGTGGATAGATGACGCACATACACAGCAGGAAGTAGAACAAATTGAAGAGCAGTTCCGACTCGTCCATGTtgcgaaaaattttgaaagaaaTTCAACCAAAGAACTACGAAATTATGTCTTATTATTGTATTGATGTGTGTTCCAAGGGCTTTGAGAATTAGTGATGCGCAACTTGTTTTGTTGATGTGTCGCAGTCACCACAGCATTCACGCAGTGTCGCAAATGTTGCGATTAATCGATAGCTTCGTGTGACCG
Coding sequences:
- the LOC133835967 gene encoding Golgi to ER traffic protein 4 homolog, giving the protein MPTAEAERPAASGSGSSTTTSSSSNTAANQRGVSRVLAKLSHSLAEGEYYEAHMMYRTLYFRYTAQKRYEDCLELLYDGAQKLIEKEQESSAADLCLLLLDTLEKRGAIAEDVDNFQWVPRLGALIRGLSATTVERETLIQRVVKWSTALHGQFGHPLLHKLIAHVFWAEGNIESARHHYLLAQDGSLCGRVLIEISQNKGFQSEVDLFVVQAVLQQLSLKDRKTAEETFIEYTRYHPKLLRHAFPYKEPLVNFLYFLFRLIETKSVTGFRALRKLYDPSLKRDTSFHKYLTKIGVIYFDEQPEHVHTGPAGLGGMFGDIFNRLMQGFDDDDDDQQQQHQSSRPGQQQRQRQQNASNELD
- the LOC133835965 gene encoding E3 ubiquitin-protein ligase MARCHF5 isoform X1 — encoded protein: MHKNSCKWRVIDRSSNSSGSSSSSSTIIIMDDKATAAPTADAATETEKETELATEAGNNEISSVTAAAVVAATAAHTTVTVEPLPTTSKLPHQQNLKSDVLDTSSSGAIAVDASVDTERCCWICFATDEDNRLAAWVQPCQCRGTTKWVHQSCLYRWIDEKTQKGNALRSVSCPQCQTEYIIVFPQMGRLGGALEAMDNVVKRLSPFLAAGFFVGSLYWTAVTYGAVTFLQIVGHEHGMSIMEAGDPLILLIGLPAIPVGLILGRLIRWEDALLRLIRNRGTVMRKFPFVNFIYPNLNQEEEPPTSSNPATPALSDPVSATRIFCGALLLPTISCIVGRILFDSVENTLHRTLLGGLTFITVKGMLKIYLKQKQYARRKKRRIVDYTEENIRNFMHRSNNNSNAAAGGGGGATGLAAGARHHHHQQQQQQPVLPMSRLAAAAAAARERERDRERERERERELEVNGDSVV
- the LOC133835965 gene encoding E3 ubiquitin-protein ligase MARCHF5 isoform X2, which produces MDDKATAAPTADAATETEKETELATEAGNNEISSVTAAAVVAATAAHTTVTVEPLPTTSKLPHQQNLKSDVLDTSSSGAIAVDASVDTERCCWICFATDEDNRLAAWVQPCQCRGTTKWVHQSCLYRWIDEKTQKGNALRSVSCPQCQTEYIIVFPQMGRLGGALEAMDNVVKRLSPFLAAGFFVGSLYWTAVTYGAVTFLQIVGHEHGMSIMEAGDPLILLIGLPAIPVGLILGRLIRWEDALLRLIRNRGTVMRKFPFVNFIYPNLNQEEEPPTSSNPATPALSDPVSATRIFCGALLLPTISCIVGRILFDSVENTLHRTLLGGLTFITVKGMLKIYLKQKQYARRKKRRIVDYTEENIRNFMHRSNNNSNAAAGGGGGATGLAAGARHHHHQQQQQQPVLPMSRLAAAAAAARERERDRERERERERELEVNGDSVV
- the LOC133835971 gene encoding uncharacterized protein LOC133835971 isoform X1 codes for the protein MSNTMTAAHEPTMHYLDSILNEEEKRCGDQYSHQWRNFTISRSGRFRSKNKKRDVVDGKLFDGSNAKENNDKISARNTAKSSSYSATPTIGTSNNNTSIAPTATGTTTTSVRSQRDKTESYKSFYETNL
- the LOC133835971 gene encoding uncharacterized protein LOC133835971 isoform X2; its protein translation is MQSVRSVSEESTAGSRYRPVPDQFPDLCAKHSEIILLFSNSNNWNQQQQHIDSSNSNRNDDDVSAKST
- the LOC133835966 gene encoding LOW QUALITY PROTEIN: E3 ubiquitin-protein ligase TM129 (The sequence of the model RefSeq protein was modified relative to this genomic sequence to represent the inferred CDS: deleted 1 base in 1 codon); this translates as MDESELLFNLFYFLLCMCVIYPPEEFQRLGFTIEQLFSRFLGEEYLDFVGYHIRRTSLNLFVHSCLPVTYFLIHRLKFSVFATQQPLEYNELDPDFPMPQEAVAFKTLTWKMAQRFSVLAVLAVPALIFNWHQHNWRRHPINKTLAKYSNTPDSYSAVSSDIGTEFRRQDVYKRKLNSISTVIATENWIIKTTMYNVNFAHQSNTTLSVAKAETYNISQHDQNDTLQMISIIVRPMRQGVSDFHIRINALEFRSLEDRVRRPIAIPSNIQFHRSVIDRFVDVFRAQVALNPIFNSEPITDKCFACMLAEPNIKINKQCADLNRAGAPLTDEACCSNCYCRPMWCVECLARWFAARQSDVDREVWLEQKCTCPMCRAKFCVLDVSYIRPSMATNANNAEAS